The Alnus glutinosa chromosome 1, dhAlnGlut1.1, whole genome shotgun sequence region aaaaaaaaatatatatatatatagattgaaGGAATTTTCTTGAATATAGCCATGTATGTGATTCttaattggaattttttttttttatattaaattaaaaatgcaCATGGAATTACATGCGTTTTAAATAGTGCATGTCAACTTAATagattaaattgaaagaaattcaaCGAGCTGAAAACTTTGGTATTGTTtctttggaaggaaaaaaaaaataactgtttgtttttttacttGAATACAAACAGGGATAGAGCTGGGGTGGTCGGTATGGGCCATGGCCCCCcaattcatttgaaaaaaaaaattaacaagtatagtttgatttttAGTCTATTTGGCCCCTTCCTATTAAATTTTTGGCCCTGCTCGTTAGAAATTTTGACCTATTTTTGTTGTTATAATGTGGAggaataaatgtttttttttttttttttttttttttttttttcttttcaagcaCAGAAGAGAATCAAAAAGGCgttgaaaacttgaaaatgaaaatataccAAACTCACAccgtatattttatatttatactttgaccacacattttaatttatcttttGTTTGATCCCAACTCCCAGCCAAATGTCTGGctccctccgtccctgcctACAATTAAGCTTGAGCAGAACAAAAATGAAGTATTTAATTACTAATCATTTCACCATTAAGTACCATTGTCCAAATAGCAACTCAAACTTGGAAAAAAAGAGTAAAGCAAAGGTTTCACTCCCCCACTCCCCCAACAACTTTTGctttaaatatatatgaagGAAAAATATTAGACGACGCTTTTAAACAAGatgaaaggaaatagaaaaaggCAAGCCAATACAAAACGTACGTGCAGGCGTGAGATCTGTGCACACGCAAgcaaataaataagtaaattaaTGGAGGTCGATCTGTAAGCTAAGGTGTAAGCATATACTGTTCCGGATATTCTACCCATAACCCTTCCTTTTTGCCTATAAAATACAGCTTCAACCTAACCTGAGTTCAAAGAATTTAAGATATGGAACTCAAATCGTCAATCTTGATCAAACTTTTGATCGTGCAGTATCTCTCAGTTCTTTGTCTTTCACaggattttgatttcttttacttcgtTCAACAGGTTAGTTAACTTGGTCttgttttcattttcatatGCATGTATCCTTCGTTTGAAgtacttaattaatttgttgtttttgtttgaacCATCTTTGGTGGATACGTGCAGTGGCCAGGAGCATACTGTGACACAAAGCATACTTGCTGCTATCCTAAGACAGGAAAGCCTGCGGCAGATTTCGGCATTCATGGACTTTGGCCTAATTACAAAGATGGTTCATACCCGTCCAACTGTGATCCGGCTAGTGTCTTCAATAAAGCAGAGGTACTAACATTTGTTGGCATGATATTCTTACAAATGATTAGATGAAATAATAAGGGACTTTGCAGTCTGAGGAACCTAAGTTTTAGGATTAAATTTTGTTAGAAATCTCTTAATTATTAAAGTGTgtggtttaattaattaaacacaaattAAAGATGTTCCATTGGTTATTTATTCTACATAAGGAAGCGGAATCAATAGATACAGCTTAGCCCTGTGTATATATTTCATCAATAAAAGGGCATAAATTAATTAGAAGATACATATCTAGTACTAAAGTATTTATTTAGAGAGGCCAGGTTTATTGCTAAAGTTTTTTATTCGcttaaacaaattaatatgaCTTGAAAGTAATTATAAATCTTTTATCGGGGTCGATCGTATTTGAGAATAAGATCTGCATAGGCAGGCAAGTATGATTTAAAAAGCAGGTCGATCTAGGCTTCGATCAAATGTCCAACATTTGAGATTTTCGTTttgtaagtaatttttttaaaaataaaaaagaaaaaagaaaaaatggtcaGTGGGATTTTCCATACATCTACAAaagagaataaagaaatctggaTATCACAATTTTTTTCTGCATGGTACGTAAATAAATGTTCAAAACTAATTAAActgatattttatatatatatcatggtAGAAATTTCAGTATTAGGATCATGCATGAAACCTTAAATATTTGTTGTCTTATTACTCCATGAAAGTGGGCGAGACAATGGGAATCAAATCCCATTCCCTCATTGGAGTCATTGCCACGTGTTGATCACCTTATTAATCAGTTTAGATTGCAATTAATTATCCACATGCAGGCCAGATTAGAGCGAGCTCCCAAATCTTTTGTGATTAATTTGTcttaattgatataatattaatattggCTGCTGTTGGTGCATGTAGATTTCAGAGCTGATGAGCAGTATGGAAAAGAATTGGCCATCACTAAGCTGCCCGAGCAGCAATGGGCTGAGGTTCTGGTCACATGAATGGGAGAAACACGGGACCTGCTCAGAGTCAGAACTTGACCAGCGGGACTACTTTGAAGCAGCTCTTAAACTGAAGGAGAAAGTAAACCTCCTACAAATCCTCAAGAAAGCTGGTATCAAACCAGATGATGGATTCTACAGCTTGGAGAGCATTGTGGAAGCCATCAAAGAGGCGACTGGGCACACCCCCGGGATAGAGTGCAATAAGGATTCAGCTGGAAACAGCCAACTTTACCAGATTTTCGTGTGTGTCGACACTTCCGGCTCTGAAATCATCGAGTGTCCGGTGCTACCAAAGGGTAGATGTGCTTCAAATCTCCAGTTTGCTAAGTTCTAGCCATTGTGGTTGATCACGAATATATTTCTCCACATCATTAATTTACCGCTCatcattttcatccttttttttttttttaaagaacaatAAAGCTTTATGACCAGTTTAAATTCCAAAGATTTAGCAGTAGCACCCACTTAAAACAAAGCAAACAGCTATTTATGCATACATATTTTCACTCAATGATTAAGATCCAGACGTTTGTGATACGAAATATGTAATGAAGTGCTGGgtagaaattcaaaaaatctgTTTTCAAAAGCCATCAAAATTAAGTATCCCGATCGAGTAccaactattttatttttagggtgCGCTGTGATAAATTGACGGAAAGTACGATATTAAAAGTTCGAGCTGTATTGGGTGCCCAACAGGCAACAGCTAGATTCTCGAAACTTGATAAGGGCAACTCCTTAAGCTTTGCACTTTGATGCCAAACTGGCCAATACTGTAAACATGGTCATACTAAGGTCGGCAATTCGAGTTCAAATCGTATTAAAACatggtataaaattatatagattaTCTCTAAATTGAtctccatttaattaaatgggttaaatCCCTCAATTCTAAccttctaattttatattgggtTCGTGTAAGGTTCGCATgtcatgttaaaaattgtttGTCATTATAACGTGTGTCGGGTTCATATTGTGTAAAAGTacgagtataagactatataaattaaCCCTAATCAAACCCGTTTAATTAACCGAATTAGACTTCTTAATCCTAATCTTTTACTTTTGTATTAAATTCATGACAAATTTACTGAGtctttgtcaaaaaaaattgtccgcCATTGTCATAACTCTCTATCCCTTTTAGCTTTAATTTGCTTTGCTTAAACTCAATTGGGACCGCCAAGCAGAACTATGTGCGTATGTTGTGCATGCTTTTTTCAGCTTACAGATCGAAGCCACAACTTGTGTTGGGCCCTATCCAACGGTTATTCTTTGCTGTCGACTTTATAAGGCAGAGAGAAAACTAGTTTCCTTCTAGCTTAATCTATGACTCCACTTCCAATCAAAGTAAGAGTCCAACAAAAAATCACTTCTCTTAATTAATTGACCAATAATTTAAGAGGCCGGGTTAAGATTGAACAACCTTAAAATATTAGGAATATAATATGTGTCCTGTCACGTGACCATTAAATTCTTATAAAATCCACTTCCCTAACAATCATTTGGTTTATatgattaatttttgaagcatcttaatgaaaaagaaaaagaaaaaggaaaagagatgTAGAGATTCAGCCCTAATGAAGAACTAATTATTAAGGTTTAACCAAAAGTCTGCTTTAATTTGCTACTCTTGATTTTCCAAATTCTTCTACCCTTGTATGCTGTGCAATTTCTGCTAAGCTAACGTGCGTATGTGGCGCCGTGTTTAGTGTTTATGTGTGGACGTACGTGGACGACAGCTTCAGAGCTCAGTGAGTCGAGCGGCGCACATGTTTAAGGAGATCAGAATCttctcaaatttgaaagaattcgagTAAGTGATTGTCAGAGATCACTTATGAGATCCATTTGACcgaataaaaattaggttgtccAACTACTTAACTGGTTAGGTAAATtctataagtggtctctcacaattgcatgtttgaatattttcaaattcaaacaattaatttaaGACGATCATGATTATGTTGGGAGTATGAACTAGTCTTGAGCGAGTTAATGCTGAAGCTTCATGGCACGTGCCAGTGTTCAGTTTGATCAAATGCTCCAGACTTATGGCACGTGGCTTCAGTTAGACACATTGTACGTGGGTTTTGTGCTCCtttaatagttaaaatggttGGATCGTGGGCCTCATTTCATGGGCCatgctttttgtatttttatgctCCTTTTGGGTTTCAATGCAAGTCTCATTTAGGACTTAGGAGGCCTAATCCTTTTAAgctattttgttttcttcatttagttgctttaattttatttccttttttttttttttttttttatatcacattaaaataCTTTATATGATGTGAGTTCTGATGATAAAGGCTGCTGGTGTTCAAGATTATAAATCAAATACAGAAGGATTCCGGTAATTAGATAACATTGAACAAAGAACtttaatattcaattaatttagATAAGATTTTATTATAGAATTTCTGTTGTAACAATATTCTTCATAAATACAGCAGAACTCTCGTCCTAccaaaaggagagaaaaaaaaaaaataccatttctgaaaaatattattttgttttaagcaTAATTTCCCTAGTACTTAATA contains the following coding sequences:
- the LOC133858488 gene encoding ribonuclease 3-like → MELKSSILIKLLIVQYLSVLCLSQDFDFFYFVQQWPGAYCDTKHTCCYPKTGKPAADFGIHGLWPNYKDGSYPSNCDPASVFNKAEISELMSSMEKNWPSLSCPSSNGLRFWSHEWEKHGTCSESELDQRDYFEAALKLKEKVNLLQILKKAGIKPDDGFYSLESIVEAIKEATGHTPGIECNKDSAGNSQLYQIFVCVDTSGSEIIECPVLPKGRCASNLQFAKF